AACACGGTTTCGCTGGCGATGCCGCGCGGGGAGAACCACCGCTGGGTGGCGCGGCTGGACAGGCGCGGGTTTCAGGTTTCGACCGGCTCCGCATGCGCGACCGGCACGGACGGGCCGTCGCATGTGCTGGCGGCGATGCGCGTGCCGCCGGACGAGGCGCGGCGCGTGGTGCGCGTGAGCGCGGGCTGGGAGACGTCGCGCGAAGACTGGCTGGCGCTGGCGGAGGCGATGGGCGCGGCCGCGCGGGAGATCTGATGTTATCTATTTATATTGAACAGAAGAAAACGAAGGGAACAAAGAAAACTCTTTTATTTTTTAGACAGAATGAACGGAATTTTTGAGAATTAACAAAATTAAATAATAAATTCCGTTCATTTTATTAAATTCTGTTCATTCTGTCTAAAATACAAACTTCACGAATTATTTTTTATCAAACGCAAAAAACAAAACCCGTCTTCTTTGTTCCCTTTGTTTCCTTCTGTTAAATAAAAAGCCGCCCAATAAAAAATGCGCCTCGCAAAAATAACCGTCCAGGATTTCCGCAATATCGGCCTGGCGGAGCTTTCGTTCGCGGGGCGGCGGCAGTTTCTGGTCGGGGAAAACGGCCAGGGAAAATCGAATCTGCTGGAGGCGGCGGGGCTGGTCACGGCGCTGCGGTCGTTTCGCACCAGCGACGACCGGGCGTTGATTGCGCACGGGAAGACGGAGGCGGCGGTGGCGTGTGAGTTCGAGCACGAAAAATTCGGCGCGGCGCGGGTGGTGATCCGTTTGCGCGCAGGCGGGAAGGAGGTGCAGTGGGATGGGGAGCGCGTGCCGCGGCTGGGGGAGTTTCTGGGGCGGTTTCCGGCCGTGGTATTTTCGTCGCAGGACCAGCAGTTCGTGCGCGGCGCGCCGGGCGGGCGGCGGCGGTGGCTGGACTTGGTGCTGTCGGCGACGGATGCGGACTACCTGCGGGAGTTGCAGGATTATCACCGGGCGCTGGCGGGGCGGAATGCGCTGCTGAAGCGCGGCGCGGCGGGCGCGGGCGAACTGGAGTCGTTTGAGCAGCCGCTGGCGCGCGCGGCGGCGGAGGTGTCGCGGCGGCGCGCGGCGGGTGTGTCATGCCTGAGCGGATACGTGGCGGAGGCGTATGCGCGGATGGCGGGCGGCGGCGAGGCGGCGGGCGGCACGCGCCGGGCGTGGCGGGCGGCGCGGAGCTGGACGCGGCGGGCTGGGCCGCGGTGTTTGCGCGGGGGCGGGCGCGCGACGCGGTGATGCGCGCGACGCTGGGCGGGCCGCATCGCGACGATTGCGCGCTGACGGTGGCGGGGCGGGCGGCGCGGGAGTTTGCGTCGGAGGGGCAGCAGCGCAGCCTGGCCATCGCGCTGCGGCTGGCGGAGGCGGCGTTTTTGCGGGCGCGCACCGGCGTGACGCCGGTGTTGCTGGCCGACGATGTGCTGGGCGAACTGGACGCGGGGCGGCGGAGGCGTTTCTGGGGCGCGCTGGACGAGGAGCATCAGGTCATCGCCACGGGCACACGCGCGCCGGACGAGACGGGGGCGGGCGCGATGGCGTGGGAATTTTTCGGAGTGCGGGGCGGATGTTTCACCGGCGGCGGGAGCGACCCGACGTGAGTGGCGGATTTTTTATATTCTTTCTCTTTATTCTTTCCTCTTTCTCTTTCATCCGCCGGCGGCGCCGCCTGGAAGAGAAAGAATAAAGAGAAAGAGGAAAGAATAAAGAAGGGGGAGGGCGACGCTGGTCAGATTTCGCCGAGGCGGATGCAGGCGGCTTCGCGGTTGGGGGAGGCGGGTTGGAGAGGGGGGAGTTCGGCGCGGCAGCGGTCGATCGCGTGCGGGCAGCGGGGATGGAAGGCGCAGCCGGACGGGGGATTGATCGGGGAGGGCGGGTCGCCGGGAAGGACGAGGCGGCGGCGGGCGCGTTCGATGTCGGGATCGGGAACGGGGATCGCGCTGACGAGGGCGCGGGTGTAGGGATGCGCGGGGCGGTCGATCACGTCGTCGGCGGGGCCGAGTTCGACGATTTTCCCGAGATACATGACGGCGACGCGGTCGGAGATGTGTTTTACCACGGAGAGGTCGTGCGCGATGAAAACGAGGCTGAGCGACATGCGGCGCACGAGGCCGGCGAGGAGGTTCAGGATCTGGGCCTGGATCGAAACGTCGAGCGCGGAGACGGGCTCGTCGGCCACGATGATTTTGGGGTTGAGCGCGATGGCGCGGGCGATGGCGATGCGCTGGCGCTGGCCGCCGGAAAATTCATGGGGGTATTTTTGCATGAAGCGCGGCGCGAGGCCGACGAGGGTCATGAGTTCGGCGACGCGCGCGGGAATGCCGGCGGGCGGGCAGACCCGGTGCACGGCGAGGGGTTCGGCGATGGTGGCGAAGACGGTTTTGCGCGGATTGAGCGAGGCGTAGGGGTCCTGGAAAACCATCTGGAGGTCGCGGCGCACGGCGGCGGTTTCGCCGGCGGTGGAACGGGCGAGGTTTTTGCCTTCGAGGATGACGCTGCCGCCGGTGGCCGGGACGAGTTGCATGATGGTGCGGGCGAGCGTGGATTTGCCGCAGCCGGACTCGCCGACGAGCCCGAGCACTTCGCCGCGCGCGAGGGCGAGCGTGACGCCGTCCACGGCTTTCACCACACCGGCGGCGCGGTGGCGAAAGAGCCCGGCGCGGACGGGGAAATGGGTGCGGACATCGCGGAGTTCGAGGATGGGAGGCACGAGGAGAAATTAATAATTAATAATTAAGAATTAAAAATTTGAGTGTTGTCGGCGATGGTCAGATTTCGCCGAGGTGGGCGCGGGTGCAGGCATGGGCGTGGGTGGCATTGATGGGGAGGAGGTCGGGAATGGCGGCCAGGCAGGCGGGGGCGGCGTGCTCGCAGCGTTCGGCGAAGGCGCAGCCGGTGGCGGGCTTTGAAATATCGGGGGGCAGTCCCTTGATGGTGAACAGCTCGGCGCCCTTGGGCTGGAGCGCGGGGATGGAGCGCTGGAGGCCGCGGGTGTAGGGATGGCGCGGGTCGTGGAAGAGGTCGCGGGTGCCGGCGCTCTCGACGATGCGGCCGGCATACATGACGAGGACGCGGTCGCAGAGGCCGGAGACGACGCCGAGGTCGTGCGTGACGAAAATAACCGCCATGCCGAGCTCGCGCTGCATTTTTTTTATGAGGTCGAGGATCTGGGCCTGCACGGTCACGTCGAGCGCGGTGGTGGGCTCGTCGGCGATAAGAAGCTCGGGGCGGGTGATGAGCGCCATGGCAATCATCACCCGCTGGCGCATGCCGCCGGAAAACTCGTGCGGGTAAAAATGGATGCGCCGGGCGGCGTCGTTGATGCCGACGGCCTCAAGCATGGCGAGACCGCGGGCGAGGGCGTCGCGGCGGGAGATGTCTTCGTGGATGAGCAGGGGTTCGACGAGTTGCTCGCTCACGCGGAGGTAGGGATTGAGCGAGGTCATCGGGTCCTGGAAAATCATCGCGATGCGTTTGCCGCGGATGGAGCGGAGCCGGCGAGGCGGGCAGCGAAGCAGGTCGACGCCGTCGAAGCGGGCCGTGCCGCTTTCGATGCGGCCGGGCGGCTGCGGGACGATGCCCATGAGCGAGTGGCAGGTGACGGATTTGCCGGAGCCGGATTCGCCGACGAGCCCGAGCGTCTCGCCGCGCGCGAGTTCGAAGCTGACTCCGTCCACCGCGCGATAGACGCCGCTGCGGGTGTGGAACCAGGTGCGGAGGTTTTGGACGGAGAGAAGCAAGGTGGAGAAAAGGGCTGAAGGACTAGGGATGCGGTGCGGTCAGGCGTCGCGCGAGGCGCGAGGCGTCGCGGTTTTTTTGTTACTTGTTACTTGCCACTTGTCACTTTCCGAAAGGCATCGCATGTGAGAGATCAAATTGGCATGACCAAATCAGACAAACCATCCGAGGCGTCAATGGCAGAGCGGGAAGAATGCCAGCGGGACCCGCGACCGCGGACGGTCGTGTTGCAGCAGTATGCGGGCATCGGCGATTTCATCTGGCATATTCCTTATTTTCGCGAGGCGGCCCGTCGCAGCCGGGACGGGCGGGTGTCGGTGATTTCCCAGCCCTCCACGCTCGCCCGCGAGCTGCTGGCGCACGAGCCTTGGGTCGAGGAGGTGATTTATTACGATCACCGCCGGCGCAAGCATGACCGCGCCACCTCGCGCAAGCACGCGGGCCTCCTCGGAATGTGGAAAATGGCGCGGGAGCTGCGGGAACGGCGGTTTGACCGCGCGCTGTTTTTCACGCACCGGCCCAATCGCGCGGTGGTGGCCTGGCTGGCGGGCATCCCGCGGCGCTCGGCTTATGGGTTTGGGTGGTTGCAGCGTTTGTTTTTAACGGAAGGCCCGTTCATCAAACCGTATCAAGGGCCGTCGCTGGAGGTGTATCGGAATGCAACCGCTTTTGCGATTGCGCACGGGCTGAGCACCGGGCCGATTGTGCCGAAGCTGGCGGTGCCTCCGGCGGTGGTGGAAAAAATGCGGCACGAACTCGCCGGGCTGCCGCAGCCGTTTTATGCGTTTGCGATCGGGACGTCCGAGCCGCGCAAGCAGTGGGGGAAACAAAACTTCATCGCGCTCGCCACGGAATTGATCAAACAGGGGAAAGGCGTTTTGCTCACGGGCGGGCCGGGCGAGGACGGCCTGGCTTGCGAGATCGAGGCCGGCGTGCCCGCGGAGTTGCGCGGGGCGATCGCGCATTTGACGAGGGCGCACATTTTGGAAAGCGCCGCGGCGTTGAGCCTGGCCCGGGCCTGTGTCGGCAACGACACCGCGGCCGTCAACCTGTCCGTCGCGTGCAACCGGCCCGCCTACGTCGTGCTCGGGGCGCGCAAGCTCATCGATCACGATCCGCTGGTCCATATGCTGACCGCGCCCAGGTTGTCGGACATCACGGTGGCGGACGTGCTGGCGCTGATCCGGCGCACGGAGGAGGCGGATGGCGCGGCGTAGCGCCGGCGGCCTGCCTTCATTGTTTTATCGCGCGAAGCACTTGTTTATTTGAGAAGTCAGCGGCGCTTCGCGCCTTCGGTCTCGACGGCAGGCAGGGATGCCCGCGCTACGTGCTGTCGTGTTTTCCCGAATACGTCCAGCCCCCATCATCTCGTTCCGGCTTCAGCTCCGGTTCGCGGGGCAGGCCGAGCGATTCCCACCATTGTTCCCACAGCCGGACTTGCGAGGGCGCGGGGTGATCGCCGGAGACATCGCCGGGCGGGGGCGACCAGGTGTGCGTGAGATGCGGGCGTCGGCGGCCCGGCGCGCACAGGCCGAAACGCTGGGGCGCGTTGATGAGGCGTGCCTCGCGGTCGGCCCCGGCGGAGTTTTCAAGCAGGATGTGTGTATCCGGAAATTCATTACGGAGGCTGCGGACGAGGCGGCGCCGGGCCGGGCCGGGCGCCGGCAGAAAAATGACTTTGTCGGCGGCGGCACCAGCGCCGAGATTGTAACCCATTAGGTTACAAGTTGCCCCGGCGGTTGTGCCCGGGGTGGCGCCGGCGGTTGCGGGCGGGCCGGCGAGCGCGGCCTCGGCGAGCAGCGTGATCTCCGCGTCGGGGCGCGAGCGTCGCAGGCGGCGGAGCAGCGGGAGGGCGGCGGCGCAGGCGTCGCGGTCGCCGGGCATGGTGATCCAGAAACGGGCGCGGCGCGGCATGGTGGCGCGGGTGAGGCCGCGGGCGGCGAGGTCGGCGTCGAGCAGGTCGCGTTTGGCCTCAAGGCGGAGACGTTGCCAGGGCGCATCCTGCGTGCGCCAGCGCCCGTGGCTCCAGAGCCAGGAGGCGCGGAATTCCTCATCGCCGGACAGCAGCGTTTCCAGCCAGCGATTGAGCGCGAGCGTGACCCCGGCGGAGGTGCCGTCGGAGTCGATTTCCACCGCCTCGAAACGCATGGTCCAGAAACCGAGGCGTCGCGGGTAGAAGACCACCACCTTCGCGCCGAACTTTTCCGCGAGCATCCCGGCGAGTTCGCTGGTGGAGCAGACTCGTCCGAGCAGGAGGGTGAGCGCGCCGTTGCCGCCGGCATTCTGGTCGAAGAGGAGGCTCACGATGCCGCCGCGGCGCATGATGCGAAACGCGTCCTGGAGACCGTTTTTGCGCGAGAGCAGGAGCACGCCGTGGCGTTCGCGGGTTTGCTTCACCCAGGCGTTGAGCACGGGGTTCTTGAGCGGGCGGAATATGACGCCGGTGCCGGCGATTCCGGGGCAAAGCAGGCCGAGCCAGGTGAGGCATTCCCAGTAGGCGAAATGCAGCGTGCCGATGAGGAGCGGGCGGCTTTCTCCTGCCGCGGCGCGCGCGCGCATGATGGCTTCGAGTTCGGGTGAAAGCCGGGCCATGCGGCGGATCCGGGTTTCGGAAAAGAACGGCGACGCAAGCGAAAGCATGCCGGTCTCGATGAGCCGCACGCAACTCAGGCGGGCGACATGCGCGTGCCATGCGCGCGGACGATCGGGAAAGGCGTGATGCAGGTTGGAAAAAAGCAGGCTGCGGCGCTTGGGGATGAGCAGGATCACGCGTCCGAGCAGCCCCGCCAGCAGGCGCAGGAGAACGTGCGGTGTGCGGGCCACCAGCCAGCCGGTTGCATGGATGAGCAGTTTGATCACACGGGAATGGAAAGAGAGAGCGGACAAAATGAGGGACAAATTCGCGAATGTTTTTTCGGCATAAATCGGTGCGAGTCGATTTATATCGCGGCCATGGACGGCGCCGCGGCGGGTGCGGGGGTGCAACTCAAAGTGATGTCACCGCCGGAATCTTTCCTCTTTATTCTTTATCTTTCCTCTTTCTCCCTGCCGTGCCTGACGAAAGATAAAGATAAAGAGGAAAGAAGAAAGAGGGAGTGACACAACTTTGAGTTACACCCGGTGCGGGGCTCGCGAAAAGATTCTTGCCGGGGACGGAGCCCCGCGGGCATGAATCAGGCCATGCCGCCGCATCCCGAGCATGACCGCGCCGCCGCGCCCCGCACGATTTGCCTCGTACGTTTGTCGGCGCTGGGCGACGTGGTGATGGTGTCTCCGCTGATAAAAATGATCCGGCGAGAATGGCCCGCGGCAAAAATCACGTGGGTGATTGGCAAGGCCGCGCATCCCGCCGTCGCGTCGTTGGGGCGTTTGGGCGTCGAGTTCGTCGTGATCGACAAGCCGCGCGGGGTGCGGGATTATCTGGCGTTGCGCCGGCGGCTGGCCGGTCGTCATTTTGACGCGCTGCTTTGCTTGCAGGCGAGCTGGCGGGCGAATCTGATCTATCCCTGCATCCGCGCCCGGAGAAAAATCGGCTACGGGCGCGACCGGGCAAAGGATTGCCACGCGTGGTTCGTGCGCGAGACGCTGCCGCCACCGCCGGGGCCGGCGCACATCCTGGACGGTTTCTTGCAATTCGGCGAGGCGCTCGGCGGCGCGCGCGCGGCGGAGGATTGCGAGGGCGCGTGGGGGTTGGAGCCGCCGCCGGAGGCGCGCGCGTGGGCGGACGGCGCGCTGCCCGCCGGCCCTTGGCTCGCGGTCGCGCCTTGCGCGAGCAAGGCCGAGCGCGACTGGCCCGCGAGCGGCTGGGCGACGGTGGCGACGCACGCGTGGCGGGCGCACCGGCTGCCCGCCGTGCTGCTGGGCGGACCGGCGGCGCGCGACGCGGCGACAGCGGCGGAGATTCGCGCGCTGTTGCCGCCGGATTGCCCGGTGGCCGACCTGACGGGGCGCACGGACGTGCCGCGGCTGCTCGCGGCGCTGGAGCGGTGCGGGCTGCTGCTGGCGCCGGACACGGGCGCGGCGCACATCGCGCGGGCGTTTGACCGGCCCGTGGTCGGATTGTATGCCGTCGCGCCGTCAAGCCGCACCGGACCCTACCGGCGGACGGAATATTGCGTGGACAAGTTCGCCGAGGCTGTCGCGCTCGTCCACGGTCCCGGCAGCGCAAAGGCGCGCCGGGGCGCGCGCGTCCACGATCCGCGCGCGATGAGGCTGATTCGCGCGGAGGAGGTCTGCGCCGCGCTGGACAGGGCGGCGGCGGTGCCGCCGCCGTTTAAGTTGAAAGTTTAAGACCAAACCACTGCCTGCCACTTCAACTTAAAATTTCCGCTTAAACTTAAACTGGCCGCGCAGCGGCCTAGCCTTGCCTTTTGGCCGGGGTGAAACTTGCCTCGGGATTCCGCTTGGATTTTTCCATGACCACACTCCCCGAAAACAAACCTTCCCCGTCCGCGCCCACAATCAAGCAGGTCATCTGCATAAAATGGGGAACCGCCTACGGCGCGCGGCATGTGAACACGTTATACGCGATGGTGGCGCGCAACATCACCGGGCCGTTTCGTGTGATTTGCTTCACGGACAATGACGGCGGGATTCGCGGCGAGGTCGTGTGCCATCCGCTGCCGGCGCTGGGCTGCGAGATTCCTCCCGACGTGCCCGGCAAGTGGCCCAAGGTGGCGCTGTGGAACCGCGAGCTTTTCGGCGTCGAGGGCGTGGTCCTGTTTGTCGATCTGGATTCGGTCATCGTCGGGAACCTCGACGGCTACTTCACCCACGGTTCGCCGGACGAGGTCATCACTGCGCGCAACTGGATCAAGCCGTGGAAAAAACTCGGCCAGACCTCGGTCTTCCGCTTCAAGGTCGGCGGCCACCCTTACATGCTCGACAACCTCCACGCGGACCCGGCGGGCGTGTCGCGGAAATACCGTTACGAGCAGCACTACGTGACCGCCGGCATCCGGGGCGGCATCAGGTTCTGGCCGGCGCCGTGGACGCGGCACTTCCGGCTGCATTGCCTGGGCTCGTGGCTGACGCGCCTGTTGCGCGCGCCTGTGCTGCCGCCGGGGGCGAAAGTCGTCACTTTCGCAGGCGGCACCAAGGTCGAGCAGGCCATCACCGGACGTTGCGCCGGACGCGATGGCACGGGCACGCTCGGGGAGCATTTGCGCTGGGTGTTCGGGCAGGGGGGCTCCGGCTGGGTGCGGCGGTTGAAGGATTACATGAAGCCGGCGGAGTGGGTCGCCCTGCACTGGCGGGAATGAGGACGCGCTTGAAAATTAGGCGTGAATCCGCCGCGCCTTCCGCCTAGGTTTTGCGGTTTCCCATTTTCATCATGCTCGATCCCAAACTGCTTCGCGAGTCGCCGGACATTGTCCGCGCCGCCATTGCCAAGAAACATCTCGATGTTGATCTCGACGCCGTGCTCGCGCTCGACGCCGGCTGGCGCGCGCTTTTGCAGGAAGTCGAACAGCTCCGTTCCGCGCAAAAGGCGACCAACAACGACATGGCGAGGCTGCCCAAGGGCTCGCCCGAGTTTCAGGCCAAGGTTGGCGAAATGAAGGCGGTCTCCGCCAAGGTGAAGGAGCGCGAAGCCGCGCTGAAGACCGCCGAGGAGAAATGCCGCGTCGCCATGCTCGCGCTGCCGAACATTCCGCACGCCAGCGTGCCCGAGGGGCGCACCCCCGAGGAAAACGTCGTTTTTTCCACGCACGGAGACCCCGCGGGCGCGTCGCCGCACGCCCGGCCGCACTACGAGATCCCGAATTTCAAAAACCTCTTCGATTTCGACCGCGGCGCGAAGGTCACCGGCGCGGGATTTCCGTTCTACGTCGGCGACGGCGCGCGG
This genomic stretch from Termitidicoccus mucosus harbors:
- the recF gene encoding DNA replication/repair protein RecF (All proteins in this family for which functions are known are DNA-binding proteins that assist the filamentation of RecA onto DNA for the initiation of recombination or recombinational repair.), with the translated sequence MRLAKITVQDFRNIGLAELSFAGRRQFLVGENGQGKSNLLEAAGLVTALRSFRTSDDRALIAHGKTEAAVACEFEHEKFGAARVVIRLRAGGKEVQWDGERVPRLGEFLGRFPAVVFSSQDQQFVRGAPGGRRRWLDLVLSATDADYLRELQDYHRALAGRNALLKRGAAGAGELESFEQPLARAAAEVSRRRAAGVSCLSGYVAEAYARMAGGGEAAGGTRRAWRAARSWTRRAGPRCLRGGGRATR
- a CDS encoding oligopeptide/dipeptide ABC transporter ATP-binding protein gives rise to the protein MPPILELRDVRTHFPVRAGLFRHRAAGVVKAVDGVTLALARGEVLGLVGESGCGKSTLARTIMQLVPATGGSVILEGKNLARSTAGETAAVRRDLQMVFQDPYASLNPRKTVFATIAEPLAVHRVCPPAGIPARVAELMTLVGLAPRFMQKYPHEFSGGQRQRIAIARAIALNPKIIVADEPVSALDVSIQAQILNLLAGLVRRMSLSLVFIAHDLSVVKHISDRVAVMYLGKIVELGPADDVIDRPAHPYTRALVSAIPVPDPDIERARRRLVLPGDPPSPINPPSGCAFHPRCPHAIDRCRAELPPLQPASPNREAACIRLGEI
- a CDS encoding ABC transporter ATP-binding protein, with amino-acid sequence MLLSVQNLRTWFHTRSGVYRAVDGVSFELARGETLGLVGESGSGKSVTCHSLMGIVPQPPGRIESGTARFDGVDLLRCPPRRLRSIRGKRIAMIFQDPMTSLNPYLRVSEQLVEPLLIHEDISRRDALARGLAMLEAVGINDAARRIHFYPHEFSGGMRQRVMIAMALITRPELLIADEPTTALDVTVQAQILDLIKKMQRELGMAVIFVTHDLGVVSGLCDRVLVMYAGRIVESAGTRDLFHDPRHPYTRGLQRSIPALQPKGAELFTIKGLPPDISKPATGCAFAERCEHAAPACLAAIPDLLPINATHAHACTRAHLGEI
- a CDS encoding glycosyltransferase family 9 protein is translated as MTKSDKPSEASMAEREECQRDPRPRTVVLQQYAGIGDFIWHIPYFREAARRSRDGRVSVISQPSTLARELLAHEPWVEEVIYYDHRRRKHDRATSRKHAGLLGMWKMARELRERRFDRALFFTHRPNRAVVAWLAGIPRRSAYGFGWLQRLFLTEGPFIKPYQGPSLEVYRNATAFAIAHGLSTGPIVPKLAVPPAVVEKMRHELAGLPQPFYAFAIGTSEPRKQWGKQNFIALATELIKQGKGVLLTGGPGEDGLACEIEAGVPAELRGAIAHLTRAHILESAAALSLARACVGNDTAAVNLSVACNRPAYVVLGARKLIDHDPLVHMLTAPRLSDITVADVLALIRRTEEADGAA
- a CDS encoding lysophospholipid acyltransferase family protein; translated protein: MIKLLIHATGWLVARTPHVLLRLLAGLLGRVILLIPKRRSLLFSNLHHAFPDRPRAWHAHVARLSCVRLIETGMLSLASPFFSETRIRRMARLSPELEAIMRARAAAGESRPLLIGTLHFAYWECLTWLGLLCPGIAGTGVIFRPLKNPVLNAWVKQTRERHGVLLLSRKNGLQDAFRIMRRGGIVSLLFDQNAGGNGALTLLLGRVCSTSELAGMLAEKFGAKVVVFYPRRLGFWTMRFEAVEIDSDGTSAGVTLALNRWLETLLSGDEEFRASWLWSHGRWRTQDAPWQRLRLEAKRDLLDADLAARGLTRATMPRRARFWITMPGDRDACAAALPLLRRLRRSRPDAEITLLAEAALAGPPATAGATPGTTAGATCNLMGYNLGAGAAADKVIFLPAPGPARRRLVRSLRNEFPDTHILLENSAGADREARLINAPQRFGLCAPGRRRPHLTHTWSPPPGDVSGDHPAPSQVRLWEQWWESLGLPREPELKPERDDGGWTYSGKHDST
- a CDS encoding glycosyltransferase family 9 protein — translated: MPPHPEHDRAAAPRTICLVRLSALGDVVMVSPLIKMIRREWPAAKITWVIGKAAHPAVASLGRLGVEFVVIDKPRGVRDYLALRRRLAGRHFDALLCLQASWRANLIYPCIRARRKIGYGRDRAKDCHAWFVRETLPPPPGPAHILDGFLQFGEALGGARAAEDCEGAWGLEPPPEARAWADGALPAGPWLAVAPCASKAERDWPASGWATVATHAWRAHRLPAVLLGGPAARDAATAAEIRALLPPDCPVADLTGRTDVPRLLAALERCGLLLAPDTGAAHIARAFDRPVVGLYAVAPSSRTGPYRRTEYCVDKFAEAVALVHGPGSAKARRGARVHDPRAMRLIRAEEVCAALDRAAAVPPPFKLKV
- a CDS encoding glycosyl transferase is translated as MTTLPENKPSPSAPTIKQVICIKWGTAYGARHVNTLYAMVARNITGPFRVICFTDNDGGIRGEVVCHPLPALGCEIPPDVPGKWPKVALWNRELFGVEGVVLFVDLDSVIVGNLDGYFTHGSPDEVITARNWIKPWKKLGQTSVFRFKVGGHPYMLDNLHADPAGVSRKYRYEQHYVTAGIRGGIRFWPAPWTRHFRLHCLGSWLTRLLRAPVLPPGAKVVTFAGGTKVEQAITGRCAGRDGTGTLGEHLRWVFGQGGSGWVRRLKDYMKPAEWVALHWRE